A genomic segment from Chloroflexi bacterium ADurb.Bin180 encodes:
- the fucA gene encoding L-fuculose phosphate aldolase has protein sequence MLLEELRSLVLKVALDTDRFGLCRCTSGNVSARDPQTGLVCVTPSGIPYERLDPGGITVVDVNSNLVDGQFKPSSETPMHTAIYRARRDIHGIVHTHSVYATTLCVINRDLPPITVPLAGIAPVPVVPWQLPGSADLAHAVVRALGTDRRALLLQNHGPIIAAETLPEALNLAVYLEEGAQVAVLAMSCGTLNPIPDASVATLRRILRGGKAV, from the coding sequence ATGCTGCTCGAAGAACTCCGCTCGCTGGTTCTCAAGGTTGCGCTCGATACGGACCGGTTTGGCTTGTGTCGCTGCACCAGCGGCAACGTCTCGGCGCGCGATCCGCAAACTGGGCTGGTATGCGTGACCCCGAGCGGCATTCCCTACGAACGGCTGGATCCAGGTGGCATCACTGTGGTCGACGTCAACAGCAACCTGGTAGATGGTCAGTTCAAACCGTCCTCTGAGACGCCGATGCACACAGCGATCTATCGCGCCAGGCGGGACATTCACGGCATCGTGCACACCCATTCGGTCTACGCGACCACGCTGTGCGTCATCAACCGCGACCTGCCGCCAATCACGGTGCCACTCGCCGGCATTGCGCCAGTACCCGTAGTGCCCTGGCAATTACCCGGGTCCGCCGACCTGGCCCACGCGGTGGTAAGAGCTCTGGGCACCGACCGGCGCGCGCTGCTCCTGCAGAACCACGGCCCCATCATCGCGGCAGAGACCCTCCCTGAGGCGCTGAACCTGGCCGTGTACCTGGAGGAAGGTGCTCAAGTGGCCGTGCTGGCCATGTCCTGCGGTACGCTCAACCCGATCCCCGATGCTTCTGTAGCGACGCTGCGGCGGATCTTGCGCGGCGGCAAAGCCGTCTAG
- the aprN gene encoding Subtilisin NAT precursor: MTLRHFRLFALIVLLFVLSDLVGPGLRADSPPPTTGSTATGDPSEKIDVILRLKGSSVAEFKIRPGQGTARSSPATDEQVRSYGQIILAQQDRLLAELHGNGIAVQVHRRYTYLLNGLAATVARGDLEAVSANPLVAVVEADPLLHVTLSESVPLIGAPQVWAMLDSSGAAVTGTGVKIALIDTGIDYTHPDLGGCFGAGCKVAGGYDIVNDDADPMDDHGHGTHCAGIAAANGTLKGVAPGATLYAYKAMDQNGWGSGSWLIAALEKATNPDGDPATDDGADIVSLSVGQVGGSPSDALSLAVDAAVERGAIAAVAVGNEGGSGYWSISTPGTARRAISVGASTKSDQLFSLSSLGPIYDWWTLIKPDLLAPGAAISSTVPAAGPLGNPSRYARLSGDSMAVPHIAGCAALIKQLHPNWTPDQIKSNLMNTARDLDLGAYVQGAGCVQVDQAARTPLLIMPASIGFGLVDSQVPLWTSALPLRLTNVTTGTIGYSLTVNGTLPAGVAVGFSPALVNLGPGQTLTVTVMITIDNSLLLLATSDPYFLDGRIVAHPQGGTTGPSLGVPFSFCKTSYLEISHWGVLRLLVHDGSHQWLQDRQNPSNPLTILVPVGTYDVIAVSSLAKSWVVREGVVVTGSTRLTLSKSEAKHCVTMNPLDIAGHPAASTSWGVTQRVTHLASGIGLEVAPWNQTLYPVKLSDMSENYAWECRLDTAWEGSWYEFNRRLVGVRSDSLFQNDPSDLRHVVYHFHAPPGTAGLRAKVYTPNPSIIDLVPAPLVKHAYYMPFGADSQLSRFSVSTHQVDTDQWVHISPELQVLSTSAIEGFVPLNQEAWYRSSGDEVHLGQSPPHWFTNFGNGSTSINLRPVAREASWFLNQASDRRLTPALPYEVRNAAGTLVAAGALIEIVGPWQPTPPQSVALPAAGAYTFTLVSVPYWVSDQPGSARVAATFDTRRADKDPPSLLTLNVLHDGETTDTVQRYSPCTVRFRVADGGGLDLVRLGYSTAGPWQDLPLTQSGDEYSGVFPGSPADTVVSLRILARDESGNELVYEMSPAFIVSGGAIAATPTPTTAPSPTVTATPSPTAPLVAGRQVILQQGREGYAGAQDTTLDQWSPDTNSCHAEFIKVGYHQQYASLVRFDVTSIPADARIVQARLELYARAWDGTQVGVEAYYITRTVELCQATWNKASSSVSWGSPGCNNTATDRRAAAEDSFTTTGNYQWYRLDLTSLVQGWVDGSLANNGVLLRALAYAHLGPFQFASAENNEASQRPRLVVSYMRPHIQVTNHPAIDHDPSVVQAADGTLVVIWSSDRSGNYDLWLRSSADGGKAWSTESPLTTDGGRDDAPCAIATSGGKLLLVWRSDRSGQPAFWFRSSADDGHTWSPEALLGAVDPAARPAMTQAADGKIWLIWLGGRYRTSSDGGLTWSAEGHLAVGPGHPAIYQAKSSILWVVYAAPTAGHDPSDVIWGITSQDAGSTWSVARELTPASWKTYDDLPTLAQGGDGQLYLFWLRDQFYEACGPELLYQTSTNGGLTWSDPGKLWSPLAGAAAPRAAALKDGSVGVVWASRQVGDDVWLGIPGQTESTRLPPYVCCLYRELPGANEVLPGQVVRLCTRVYGAKAVQLVWTRNGAPQPNLPFGPATAGTCSGFCGGNFSVELGPFYAGEVIRFQLQIEGTGWPVVLWPNQPLSFTVVEPATPTPTSSATPTRTATATITVTPTSTTTATPTSTLTVTTTPSATPTPTVTASATPSSTPTPTVTDTPPSPTPSATTAYWRAFLPLLWR; encoded by the coding sequence TTGACCCTGCGACATTTTCGGCTCTTTGCGCTGATTGTGCTGCTGTTCGTGCTCTCCGACCTCGTTGGCCCCGGCCTTCGCGCTGATTCTCCTCCGCCCACAACTGGCTCGACCGCCACGGGCGATCCATCGGAGAAGATCGACGTTATCCTTCGACTCAAGGGATCGTCGGTGGCCGAGTTCAAGATTCGCCCGGGGCAAGGCACCGCCCGTTCGTCCCCCGCCACTGATGAGCAGGTTCGCAGCTATGGGCAGATCATTCTCGCACAGCAAGACCGACTCCTGGCCGAGCTGCACGGAAACGGCATCGCGGTCCAGGTCCACAGGCGCTATACCTACCTCCTGAATGGCCTGGCGGCCACTGTCGCTCGCGGGGACCTCGAGGCTGTCTCGGCCAATCCGCTGGTGGCGGTCGTCGAAGCGGACCCTCTGCTGCACGTGACTCTGTCCGAGAGCGTGCCACTGATCGGCGCGCCGCAGGTCTGGGCAATGTTGGATTCGAGTGGCGCGGCGGTGACCGGAACCGGAGTCAAGATCGCCCTCATCGACACGGGCATCGACTACACTCATCCCGACCTGGGGGGCTGCTTTGGTGCAGGATGCAAAGTGGCGGGCGGCTATGACATCGTCAACGACGATGCGGACCCAATGGACGACCACGGCCACGGAACGCACTGCGCCGGCATCGCCGCGGCCAACGGCACGCTCAAGGGCGTGGCGCCTGGCGCTACGCTGTACGCTTACAAGGCCATGGATCAGAACGGCTGGGGCAGTGGTTCCTGGCTCATCGCGGCGCTGGAAAAAGCGACCAATCCCGACGGCGATCCCGCTACCGACGACGGCGCTGACATAGTCAGCCTGAGCGTGGGTCAGGTCGGTGGCAGCCCCAGCGATGCCCTGTCGCTGGCCGTCGACGCCGCGGTTGAGCGGGGTGCAATCGCGGCCGTGGCAGTAGGCAACGAGGGCGGCTCCGGCTACTGGAGCATCTCCACGCCAGGCACAGCGCGCCGCGCCATCTCCGTCGGGGCCTCGACCAAGAGCGATCAGCTCTTCTCCCTGTCTTCGCTCGGCCCAATCTACGACTGGTGGACCCTCATCAAGCCGGACCTTCTGGCGCCGGGAGCGGCCATCTCATCCACCGTCCCCGCAGCCGGCCCCCTGGGCAATCCGAGCCGCTATGCCCGCCTCAGCGGTGACAGCATGGCAGTGCCCCACATCGCCGGCTGTGCGGCCCTGATCAAGCAGCTACACCCGAACTGGACTCCCGACCAGATCAAGTCGAACCTGATGAACACCGCGCGAGATCTAGACCTGGGTGCCTACGTACAGGGCGCGGGGTGCGTGCAGGTGGATCAGGCTGCCAGGACACCGCTGCTGATTATGCCCGCCTCCATTGGCTTCGGCCTCGTGGACAGTCAGGTGCCGTTGTGGACGTCAGCGCTTCCTCTGAGGCTGACCAACGTGACCACCGGCACCATCGGCTACTCACTGACGGTGAATGGAACCCTGCCGGCCGGTGTCGCCGTGGGTTTCTCGCCCGCTCTGGTCAACCTCGGGCCCGGTCAGACGCTGACTGTCACCGTGATGATCACCATCGACAACTCGCTCCTGCTTCTGGCCACGTCGGATCCCTACTTTCTGGACGGGCGCATCGTGGCGCATCCTCAAGGCGGCACGACCGGTCCGTCGCTCGGTGTCCCGTTCTCGTTCTGCAAGACCTCGTACCTGGAGATCTCGCACTGGGGGGTCTTGCGCCTGCTCGTGCATGATGGTTCGCACCAGTGGCTGCAGGACCGGCAGAATCCATCAAACCCGCTCACCATTCTTGTTCCGGTCGGTACCTATGATGTCATTGCGGTGTCGAGCCTTGCCAAGTCCTGGGTGGTGCGTGAGGGCGTGGTAGTCACTGGGTCGACACGGCTTACCCTCTCCAAGAGCGAGGCCAAGCACTGCGTGACGATGAATCCGCTGGACATAGCCGGTCACCCCGCGGCTTCGACCAGTTGGGGGGTAACGCAGCGAGTAACGCACCTGGCCTCAGGAATCGGCCTGGAGGTAGCACCCTGGAATCAGACCCTATACCCGGTCAAGCTCTCCGATATGAGCGAGAACTATGCGTGGGAGTGTCGTCTGGACACAGCGTGGGAGGGCAGCTGGTACGAATTCAACCGCCGCTTGGTCGGCGTCCGTTCCGACTCGCTCTTCCAGAACGACCCATCTGATCTCCGGCATGTGGTGTACCATTTTCATGCACCGCCCGGCACTGCGGGCCTGCGTGCCAAGGTCTACACACCCAACCCGTCGATCATCGACCTGGTGCCAGCACCATTGGTCAAGCACGCCTACTACATGCCCTTTGGTGCGGATTCGCAGCTGTCCCGCTTCTCCGTATCCACTCACCAGGTGGACACGGATCAGTGGGTGCATATCTCCCCCGAGCTGCAAGTCCTGTCCACCAGTGCCATCGAGGGATTCGTTCCTCTCAACCAGGAGGCCTGGTATCGCAGCAGCGGCGACGAGGTGCACCTGGGCCAGTCTCCGCCCCACTGGTTCACCAATTTTGGCAATGGCAGCACGTCGATCAATCTCCGGCCAGTGGCTCGGGAGGCCTCCTGGTTCTTGAACCAGGCCAGCGACAGGCGGTTGACCCCTGCTCTGCCCTATGAGGTTCGCAATGCCGCCGGAACTCTAGTCGCTGCAGGAGCGCTCATCGAGATCGTCGGGCCCTGGCAGCCGACGCCGCCGCAGTCCGTCGCTCTGCCTGCCGCCGGGGCGTACACGTTCACCCTGGTCTCGGTCCCTTACTGGGTGAGCGATCAGCCCGGGTCGGCGCGCGTCGCGGCCACGTTCGACACGCGGCGTGCCGACAAGGACCCGCCCAGTCTGCTTACGCTCAATGTGCTGCACGACGGTGAAACCACGGACACGGTACAGCGCTACTCACCCTGCACGGTGCGCTTCCGCGTCGCCGACGGCGGCGGGCTTGACCTGGTGCGGCTGGGCTATTCCACAGCCGGGCCGTGGCAGGATCTGCCGCTGACCCAGAGCGGTGATGAATACTCTGGCGTTTTCCCTGGCTCACCGGCCGACACCGTGGTTTCGCTGCGCATCCTGGCCAGGGACGAGTCGGGCAACGAGCTGGTCTACGAGATGAGCCCCGCGTTCATTGTCTCGGGCGGAGCTATCGCGGCCACCCCCACACCGACCACTGCACCCTCCCCGACGGTCACCGCTACCCCCAGCCCAACAGCGCCTCTGGTGGCCGGCAGGCAGGTCATTTTGCAGCAGGGCCGCGAGGGCTATGCTGGCGCTCAGGACACGACCCTGGACCAGTGGTCGCCAGATACGAACAGTTGCCACGCCGAGTTCATCAAGGTGGGTTACCACCAGCAATATGCCAGTCTGGTGCGCTTTGACGTCACCTCCATCCCGGCCGATGCCAGAATCGTGCAGGCCCGGCTAGAGCTCTATGCCAGAGCCTGGGACGGCACTCAGGTCGGCGTTGAGGCCTACTACATCACGCGGACGGTTGAGCTCTGCCAGGCCACCTGGAACAAGGCCAGCTCAAGCGTCTCCTGGGGCAGTCCGGGCTGCAACAACACCGCGACGGACCGGCGCGCCGCAGCCGAGGACTCGTTTACCACAACCGGGAACTATCAGTGGTACCGCCTGGATCTGACCAGTCTCGTGCAGGGCTGGGTGGACGGCAGTCTGGCCAACAATGGAGTACTGCTGCGGGCTCTTGCCTATGCCCATCTTGGTCCGTTCCAGTTCGCCTCGGCCGAGAACAACGAGGCCAGTCAGAGACCACGCCTGGTTGTTAGCTATATGAGGCCCCACATCCAGGTAACGAATCACCCAGCTATCGACCATGATCCGAGTGTGGTCCAGGCTGCCGATGGCACCCTTGTGGTGATCTGGAGCTCGGATCGCTCGGGCAATTACGACCTGTGGTTAAGGAGCAGCGCCGACGGCGGTAAGGCTTGGTCAACCGAGTCTCCACTGACCACCGACGGCGGCCGGGACGATGCGCCCTGCGCCATCGCGACCAGTGGCGGCAAGCTGCTGCTGGTCTGGAGGTCGGACCGTTCAGGACAGCCGGCATTCTGGTTCAGGAGCAGCGCCGATGATGGACACACCTGGTCCCCGGAGGCCTTGCTGGGAGCGGTAGACCCAGCCGCTCGACCCGCGATGACTCAGGCCGCCGACGGCAAGATCTGGCTCATCTGGCTCGGCGGCCGCTATCGAACCAGCTCCGACGGCGGTTTGACCTGGTCCGCGGAGGGTCACCTGGCTGTTGGCCCTGGCCATCCAGCCATCTATCAGGCCAAGAGCAGCATTCTGTGGGTGGTCTACGCGGCCCCCACCGCCGGGCACGATCCGAGCGATGTCATCTGGGGCATCACCAGCCAGGATGCGGGCTCTACCTGGTCCGTTGCCCGCGAGCTGACACCGGCGAGCTGGAAAACCTACGACGACTTGCCCACACTGGCCCAGGGAGGTGACGGCCAGCTCTACCTCTTCTGGTTGCGGGACCAGTTCTATGAAGCCTGCGGACCAGAGTTGCTGTACCAAACCTCGACCAATGGTGGGCTCACCTGGTCGGACCCGGGCAAGCTATGGTCGCCTCTGGCCGGAGCAGCAGCACCCAGAGCGGCCGCATTGAAAGATGGAAGCGTGGGGGTCGTCTGGGCTTCGCGACAGGTCGGGGACGATGTCTGGCTCGGGATCCCGGGGCAGACAGAAAGCACACGCCTGCCGCCCTACGTGTGCTGCCTGTACCGGGAACTACCGGGAGCGAACGAAGTGCTTCCTGGCCAAGTCGTGCGACTGTGCACCCGTGTCTACGGGGCAAAGGCGGTGCAGCTCGTCTGGACGCGCAACGGCGCGCCGCAGCCGAACCTGCCGTTCGGCCCTGCTACTGCCGGGACTTGCAGTGGATTCTGCGGCGGCAACTTCTCGGTCGAGCTGGGGCCCTTCTACGCTGGCGAGGTCATCCGCTTCCAGTTGCAGATAGAGGGTACCGGCTGGCCGGTCGTACTCTGGCCAAACCAACCACTGTCGTTCACCGTGGTCGAACCGGCAACGCCAACGCCGACCTCGAGTGCGACGCCTACCAGGACAGCCACCGCGACAATTACAGTGACGCCGACGTCGACGACGACCGCGACACCCACCAGCACATTGACCGTTACTACAACGCCGAGCGCGACTCCCACTCCGACCGTGACTGCGTCCGCCACGCCCAGTAGCACGCCTACTCCCACCGTGACCGACACACCGCCCTCTCCGACGCCGTCGGCAACGACGGCGTACTGGCGTGCCTTTCTGCCGCTGCTCTGGCGATAA
- a CDS encoding ribonuclease Z, whose protein sequence is MKLTCLVDNSVKQSSPLWGEHGLSMLLETPQGRLLFDTGASGTVLVHNLLTAGIETRTFTACALSHGHADHTGGLADLLERRPGLSIYGNATLLRERFAMVEGSAKSIGPRMRAEDLQRQADLKLSASPQQILPGVWTTGVISVRTEAEGRGTNHVIRAPDGNGYVPDPYEDDLSLVIERPQGWALVCGCCHAGLLNTLEHVRRVFGTVPSMVVGGTHLVTADPAQLSHVVEVLGRLGPPMLYLNHCTGPAGLLALSTCFGRRVAPFPAGSTLEL, encoded by the coding sequence GTGAAGCTAACATGTCTGGTTGACAACTCGGTCAAGCAGAGTTCGCCTCTGTGGGGCGAACATGGCCTGTCCATGCTGCTGGAGACGCCGCAGGGGCGTCTGCTCTTTGACACGGGCGCATCGGGCACTGTCCTGGTGCATAACCTGCTGACTGCCGGGATAGAAACGCGCACCTTCACCGCCTGTGCGTTGAGCCATGGGCACGCTGACCACACCGGGGGGCTGGCGGATCTACTGGAGCGTCGGCCTGGCCTATCTATCTATGGCAACGCCACGCTGCTGAGAGAGCGGTTCGCCATGGTCGAGGGCAGCGCCAAGAGCATTGGCCCTCGCATGAGAGCGGAGGATCTCCAGCGCCAGGCGGACCTAAAGCTCAGCGCCTCGCCGCAGCAGATTCTGCCCGGTGTGTGGACTACTGGTGTGATTTCTGTTCGGACGGAGGCCGAGGGCCGAGGAACGAATCACGTGATCCGGGCACCAGACGGCAACGGCTACGTTCCCGACCCGTACGAGGATGATCTGTCACTGGTCATCGAACGGCCGCAGGGCTGGGCTCTGGTGTGCGGCTGCTGTCACGCCGGGCTGCTGAACACTCTGGAGCACGTACGGCGGGTCTTTGGCACCGTGCCCAGCATGGTGGTCGGAGGTACGCACCTGGTGACAGCCGATCCAGCGCAGCTCAGCCACGTGGTAGAGGTGCTGGGCCGCCTGGGTCCGCCCATGCTCTACCTCAATCACTGCACTGGACCGGCCGGTCTGTTGGCTCTGTCGACCTGCTTCGGCCGGCGCGTGGCGCCGTTCCCGGCCGGGTCGACGCTCGAGCTCTAG
- a CDS encoding Dinitrogenase iron-molybdenum cofactor codes for MKIAISAQGSTLDAQTSDVFGRAPVLLFVDTDTLACEAVNNTAIALGGGAGTAAAQLVIRKGAEAILSGRLGPNAMEVFDAAGVLAYEAPLCTVREAVDLFKSGRLPRQEKPGGRRSFFH; via the coding sequence GTGAAGATTGCCATTTCCGCACAGGGGAGCACGCTGGACGCACAGACCAGCGATGTGTTTGGCAGGGCACCGGTGTTGCTGTTTGTCGATACGGACACGCTGGCTTGTGAGGCCGTCAACAACACTGCAATTGCCCTTGGCGGCGGGGCGGGAACTGCGGCAGCGCAGCTGGTCATCCGCAAGGGCGCCGAGGCAATCCTTTCTGGTAGGCTGGGCCCCAACGCCATGGAGGTGTTTGACGCAGCAGGCGTGCTAGCTTATGAGGCGCCACTCTGTACGGTGCGTGAGGCCGTCGATCTGTTCAAGTCGGGCCGCCTGCCACGACAGGAAAAGCCTGGAGGGCGGCGCTCGTTCTTCCACTAA
- the prxU_1 gene encoding Selenocysteine-containing peroxiredoxin PrxU: MVEGGVPFPMLSDGGGRIGTVYGVYDEAAGVDIRGRFIVDPDGVIRAMEVLTPEVGRNPDELIRQIKAFQHVVATGEVTPSGWHPGDKTLKPGPDLVGKVWKVWKP, encoded by the coding sequence ATGGTAGAAGGGGGAGTGCCCTTCCCGATGCTGTCAGACGGAGGGGGTCGGATCGGAACGGTGTACGGCGTCTACGATGAGGCAGCCGGAGTGGACATTCGAGGGCGCTTTATCGTGGATCCCGATGGGGTCATCCGCGCGATGGAGGTTCTGACTCCGGAAGTGGGACGGAACCCGGACGAGCTGATTCGGCAGATCAAGGCCTTCCAGCACGTCGTTGCGACGGGAGAGGTGACACCGTCAGGCTGGCATCCGGGCGACAAGACGCTCAAGCCGGGTCCGGACCTGGTGGGCAAGGTGTGGAAGGTCTGGAAGCCGTAG
- the prxU_2 gene encoding Selenocysteine-containing peroxiredoxin PrxU, with the protein MTVARTGKPAPDFEANAYVQGKGFKNIKLSDYKGKWVVICFYPGDFTFV; encoded by the coding sequence ATGACCGTCGCGCGAACAGGCAAGCCAGCCCCTGACTTTGAGGCGAACGCCTATGTCCAGGGCAAGGGGTTCAAGAACATCAAGTTGTCGGACTATAAGGGCAAATGGGTAGTGATCTGCTTCTACCCGGGTGACTTTACCTTTGTCTGA
- a CDS encoding antiporter inner membrane protein, with translation MVTEIMVRKALQGVMDPELHKSLIDLGMIRKVDIDGNRVRITVALTMMGCPLKHQISDDIKKAVGALEGVSEVEIEMTEMTDEEKRRIGLTPQKDEEGTAARFNKVGKVIAVMSGKGGVGKSLVSGLLAVALHRAGKSVGVLDADITGPSIPKMFFGERQHALTSPFGLVPPESKTGIKVISINVLLPDENQAVIWRGPLISSAIRQFWGDIYWGELDYLIVDLPPGTSDASLTVMQSLPITGIVLVSSPQDLAGMVVRKAADMAQQTNTPMLGLLENMSYFECPDTHRRYEVFGPSHAEETARLIGVPFLGRLPIDPQIAIHCDSGRVEDLAAKEFAPIAARLLQLAEEL, from the coding sequence TTGGTAACGGAAATCATGGTGCGCAAGGCTCTACAGGGGGTGATGGACCCCGAATTGCACAAGAGCCTCATTGATCTCGGTATGATTCGCAAGGTGGATATCGATGGAAACCGAGTGAGAATCACCGTCGCGTTGACGATGATGGGGTGCCCGCTGAAACATCAGATCTCGGACGACATCAAGAAAGCGGTTGGAGCCCTGGAGGGTGTATCTGAGGTCGAGATCGAGATGACGGAGATGACCGATGAGGAAAAGCGGCGCATCGGACTCACCCCGCAGAAGGACGAAGAGGGTACTGCTGCTCGCTTCAACAAGGTGGGCAAGGTCATTGCCGTCATGAGCGGCAAAGGCGGCGTGGGCAAGTCGCTGGTAAGTGGGCTGTTGGCCGTGGCTCTGCATCGAGCAGGCAAGTCGGTGGGCGTGCTGGATGCGGACATCACGGGACCGAGCATACCCAAGATGTTCTTTGGCGAACGCCAGCACGCACTGACCAGCCCGTTTGGTCTGGTGCCTCCGGAGAGCAAGACCGGGATCAAGGTAATCTCGATCAATGTCCTGCTGCCCGACGAAAACCAGGCCGTGATCTGGCGGGGCCCGCTCATCAGCAGCGCCATCCGGCAATTCTGGGGCGACATCTACTGGGGCGAGCTGGACTATCTCATTGTCGACCTTCCACCCGGGACCTCGGATGCATCGTTGACGGTGATGCAGTCGCTGCCTATCACCGGCATTGTGCTGGTAAGTTCCCCGCAGGACCTGGCCGGGATGGTAGTACGCAAAGCAGCAGATATGGCACAGCAGACAAACACGCCGATGCTGGGTTTGCTGGAGAATATGAGCTACTTTGAATGTCCAGACACGCACCGGCGCTATGAGGTGTTTGGTCCCAGCCACGCCGAAGAGACGGCCCGCTTGATCGGCGTACCGTTCCTGGGACGACTGCCCATCGATCCCCAGATCGCGATCCATTGCGATTCGGGGCGGGTGGAGGACTTGGCAGCCAAAGAGTTCGCGCCTATTGCGGCGCGTCTGCTTCAGTTGGCTGAGGAGCTGTAG
- a CDS encoding FeoC like transcriptional regulator, whose protein sequence is MEYVDLLTQLLGLVGSARVQRSQDLAAALGTSVELVDSMLQELVQAGYLEKIEVACPTTCGDCSERAVCQLGGRVKVWALTERGKRAAHLPAP, encoded by the coding sequence GTGGAATACGTGGACCTATTGACGCAGCTGCTTGGGTTAGTTGGTTCGGCGAGGGTCCAACGTTCGCAGGACCTGGCAGCAGCGCTGGGTACGAGCGTAGAGCTCGTTGACAGTATGCTGCAAGAGCTCGTTCAAGCAGGCTACCTGGAGAAGATTGAGGTCGCCTGTCCCACGACTTGCGGCGACTGCAGCGAGCGAGCGGTCTGCCAGTTAGGCGGCCGGGTGAAAGTGTGGGCACTTACGGAGCGGGGTAAACGTGCCGCACATCTCCCGGCACCCTGA